Proteins encoded together in one Miscanthus floridulus cultivar M001 chromosome 16, ASM1932011v1, whole genome shotgun sequence window:
- the LOC136510261 gene encoding protochlorophyllide-dependent translocon component 52, chloroplastic-like produces the protein MAAVITARTVVAFRATAVSGGPARSASVPREEEEGAFDWLDQWYPFAPVCDLDPGAPHGKTVLGLSVVAWYDRGAGERRVFEDACLHRLAPLSEGRIDKGRLQCVYHGWCFDGAGACAFIPQAPALGPPVHESRRACVASYPCVVQNNILWFYPRADPEYKDVLRRKRPPYIKEIDDPSFVTAYGIRDLCYGYDILAENLMDPSHVPYAHKGLIRQMRRAEDPGRVEHDREGGGPIKLKIEEASIDGFLASWERGHWKFMAPCTFHSSGTSQQPKPGKKKAPRFMLVVFCIPVGPGRSRLIWAFPRNFGVWLDMVVPRWVYHIAQNRVLDSDAYILHVEERKFSAMGLENWQSRCYVPASSDAMILAFRSWFRKHSKNQIGWATPQPARLPPTATKDRLMERYWSHVAQCASCSAALRAMRAAEAASVAAVGFLAVARESALLASSPARRAVLACAAVLCFAASRWLASFIQRNFFFQDYSHAYK, from the exons ATGGCGGCGGTGATCACCGCCCGCACGGTGGTGGCTTTCCGCGCGACGGCGGTGTCGGGAGGACCGG cgCGGTCCGCGTCGGTgccccgggaggaggaggagggcgcgtTCGACTGGCTAGACCAGTGGTACCCGTTCGCCCCCGTGTGCGACCTCGACCCCGGCGCGCCGCACGGCAAGACGGTGCTGGGGCTCAGCGTCGTGGCCTGGTACGACCGCGGCGCCGGCGAGCGGCGCGTGTTCGAGGACGCCTGCCTGCACCGCCTCGCGCCGCTCTCCGAGGGCCGCATCGACAAGGGACGGCTCCAGTGCGTGTACCACGGCTGGTGCTTCGACGGCGCCGGCGCGTGCGCGTTCATCCCGCAGGCGCCAGCTCTCGGCCCGCCGGTGCACGAGAGCAGAAGGGCGTGCGTGGCGTCGTACCCCTGCGTGGTGCAGAACAACATCCTGTGGTTCTACCCGAGGGCCGACCCGGAGTACAAGGACGTGCTGCGGCGGAAACGGCCGCCGTACATCAAGGAGATCGACGACCCGTCCTTCGTCACCGCCTACGGCATCAGGGACCTCTGCTATGG GTACGATATCTTGGCAGAGAACCTGATGGATCCTTCTCATGTCCCATATGCGCACAAGGGCCTGATCCGCCAAATGCGCAGAGCAGAAGATCCCGGGAG AGTGGAGCACGACCGAGAAGGCGGCGGCCCGATCAAGCTGAAGATAGAGGAGGCGAGCATAGACGGGTTCCTGGCGTCCTGGGAACGCGGCCACTGGAAGTTCATGGCGCCGTGCACGTTCCACAGCTCAGGGACTAGCCAGCAG CCAAAGCCGGGCAAGAAGAAGGCGCCTCGGTTCATGCTCGTCGTCTTCTGCATCCCGGTGGGTCCTGGCCGGAGCAGGCTGATCTGGGCGTTCCCGAGGAACTTCGGCGTGTGGCTGGACATGGTCGTGCCACGGTGGGTCTACCACATCGCCCAGAACCGCGTGCTGGACTCGGATGCCTACATCCTCCATGTCGAG GAGCGCAAGTTTTCCGCGATGGGCCTCGAGAACTGGCAGAGCAGGTGCTACGTGCCGGCGTCGTCGGACGCCATGAtcctcgccttcaggagctgGTTCAGGAAGCACAGCAAGAACCAGATCGGCTGGGCAACCCCACAGCCCGCCCGGCTGCCGCCGACCGCCACCAAGGACAGGCTCATGGAGAGGTACTGGTCGCACGTGGCGCAGTGCGCAAGCTGCAGCGCCGCGCTCAGGGCCATGAGGGCGGCCGAGGCCGCCTCGGTCGCCGCCGTCGGCTTCCTCGCCGTGGCCAGGGAGTCGGCGCTGCTCGCGTCGTCACCTGCCCGGAGAGCCGTGCTCGCGTGCGCCGCCGTGCTGTGCTTCGCCGCGTCGCGCTGGCTCGCCAGCTTCATCCAGAGGAACTTCTTCTTCCAGGATTACTCGCATGCTTACAAGTGA